The proteins below are encoded in one region of Amycolatopsis magusensis:
- a CDS encoding carbohydrate ABC transporter permease, whose protein sequence is MTVVQAPRRDDRPSAVPPRPTFRHRLSKWDVKYSPYAYIAPFFVVFGLVGLFPLLYTAYVSLYDWEIGDDDPPFVGFENYVQLFGDGQFWNAVGNTLSIFVLSSGPQVVIAVLLAALLNTRLRGPTGWRVGILLPYAASLVAIGIIFANLFGNQYGLLNSILEAFGLDRVDWQAGTLSSHVAIATMVNWRWTGYNALIVLAAMQAIPKEINEAAVVDGAGPVRRFVSVTLPLLRPTLIFVVITSTIGGLQIFTEPKLFDVGQGSNNGGSSNQFQTVTLYMYQQGFENFDLGYASAIAWMLFLLIVVIALVNFLITRRLASTEGGRR, encoded by the coding sequence ATGACCGTTGTGCAGGCACCGCGGCGGGACGATCGCCCTTCGGCCGTCCCGCCGCGGCCCACCTTCCGGCACCGGCTGTCCAAATGGGACGTCAAGTACTCGCCGTACGCCTACATCGCCCCCTTCTTCGTGGTGTTCGGGCTGGTCGGGCTCTTCCCGCTGCTCTACACCGCCTACGTTTCGCTCTACGACTGGGAGATCGGCGACGACGATCCCCCGTTCGTCGGCTTCGAGAACTACGTGCAGCTCTTCGGCGACGGCCAGTTCTGGAACGCCGTCGGCAACACGCTGTCGATCTTCGTGCTCTCCAGCGGGCCGCAGGTCGTGATCGCGGTGCTGCTCGCCGCGCTGCTCAACACCCGGCTGCGCGGCCCGACGGGCTGGCGGGTCGGCATCCTGCTGCCCTACGCGGCCAGCCTGGTGGCCATCGGCATCATCTTCGCCAACCTGTTCGGCAACCAGTACGGCCTGCTGAACTCCATCCTCGAGGCGTTCGGCCTGGACCGGGTGGACTGGCAGGCGGGCACGCTGTCCAGCCACGTGGCCATCGCCACGATGGTGAACTGGCGCTGGACCGGCTACAACGCGCTGATCGTGCTCGCGGCGATGCAGGCCATCCCCAAGGAGATCAACGAAGCCGCGGTGGTCGACGGCGCCGGGCCGGTGCGCCGGTTCGTCAGCGTCACCCTGCCGCTGCTGCGCCCCACGCTGATCTTCGTGGTGATCACCTCGACCATCGGCGGACTGCAGATCTTCACCGAGCCGAAGCTGTTCGACGTCGGGCAGGGCTCGAACAACGGCGGTTCCAGCAACCAGTTCCAGACCGTGACGCTCTACATGTACCAGCAGGGCTTCGAGAACTTCGACCTCGGCTACGCCTCGGCGATCGCCTGGATGCTGTTCCTGTTAATCGTGGTGATCGCACTGGTGAACTTCCTGATCACCCGGCGGCTGGCCAGCACCGAAGGAGGGCGTCGATGA
- a CDS encoding glycoside hydrolase family 6 protein has protein sequence MAISKRLAAAGALACAAAVAVPGGSAAQADSAFYVDPGTNAAQWVAANPGDSRTPAIRDRIANVPQARWFTTTNTGTVRSQVDTFVGAAAAAGKVPILVVYNVPNRDCGGASGGGAPSHPAYRQWVDEVAAGLAGRPAAIVLEPDVLPLMTSCQTPAQQAETSASMAYAGKALKAGSGQAKVYFDIGHSAWLNPGEAAARLKAADISASADGISTNVSNYRNTADEINFAKSVLSAVGDGRLRAVIDTSRNGNGPAGSEWCDPPGRAVGTPSTTSTGDGQIAAFLWVKLPGEADGCIAAAGQFVPQRAYELATG, from the coding sequence ATGGCGATCAGCAAGCGGCTTGCCGCGGCAGGCGCACTGGCGTGCGCCGCCGCGGTGGCGGTTCCCGGTGGCTCCGCCGCACAGGCGGACTCGGCGTTCTATGTGGACCCCGGCACCAACGCGGCCCAGTGGGTGGCGGCGAACCCGGGGGACTCGAGGACACCGGCGATCCGGGACCGGATAGCGAACGTTCCCCAGGCACGGTGGTTCACGACCACCAACACGGGCACGGTGCGATCCCAGGTGGACACTTTCGTCGGCGCCGCGGCGGCGGCGGGCAAGGTGCCCATCCTGGTGGTCTACAACGTGCCGAACCGGGACTGCGGCGGCGCGAGTGGTGGCGGTGCGCCGTCGCACCCGGCTTACCGGCAGTGGGTGGACGAGGTGGCGGCCGGCCTGGCCGGGCGCCCGGCGGCGATCGTGCTCGAGCCGGACGTGCTGCCGTTGATGACCAGCTGCCAGACACCGGCCCAGCAGGCCGAGACCAGCGCCTCGATGGCTTATGCCGGAAAAGCGCTGAAAGCCGGTTCGGGGCAGGCGAAGGTCTACTTCGACATCGGGCATTCGGCGTGGCTGAACCCCGGTGAAGCGGCCGCGCGGTTGAAAGCGGCCGACATTTCCGCGAGCGCGGACGGAATCTCGACGAATGTTTCGAACTACCGGAACACCGCCGACGAGATCAATTTCGCGAAGTCCGTTCTTTCCGCGGTCGGCGACGGCAGGCTGCGCGCGGTGATCGACACTTCCCGCAACGGCAATGGACCGGCGGGCAGTGAATGGTGCGATCCGCCGGGACGGGCGGTCGGCACGCCGAGCACCACCAGCACCGGGGACGGGCAGATAGCGGCTTTCCTGTGGGTCAAGCTGCCCGGGGAGGCCGACGGCTGCATCGCCGCGGCAGGCCAGTTCGTGCCGCAGCGGGCCTACGAACTCGCCACCGGCTGA
- a CDS encoding ABC transporter substrate-binding protein, producing MLATTALLAGACGTSGSGEPADSGGPIELTIATFGEFGYERLLEEYEAAHPNIKVTERKSGKAGPHHQNLIAKLGAGSGLADIEAVEEGHLSNVLDKASRFNDLSQIGPADAGADRWLPWKFEMGKSKDGKLIGYGTDSGPLAMCYRKDLLEAANMPSDPQSVKPLFATWESYFQAGQEYVQASGGKPWFDSAAQNFNAMVNQQEVGYLDREDKLTLDNNPGIKRSWDQVTAAVTQGQSAKLTAFSNEWNSGFKEGAFATKACPAWMIGVIKEQSGVENRGKWAVTDAFPGGGGNWGGSYLTVPTQSQHPKEAAELAAWLTAPAQQLKAFQAKGTFPSQTEALASPELAAQTEPFFAGDPKTGELFAAQARKIAKPQYKGPGDGQIQENVSTPALQAVEQGTSAAQGWQQLVDGAKKIVG from the coding sequence ATGCTGGCGACGACGGCCCTGCTGGCCGGCGCGTGCGGTACGTCCGGCAGTGGCGAACCGGCGGATTCAGGCGGGCCGATCGAACTGACGATCGCCACCTTCGGCGAATTCGGCTACGAAAGGTTGCTGGAGGAGTACGAGGCGGCACACCCGAACATCAAGGTCACCGAGCGCAAGTCGGGCAAGGCGGGCCCGCACCACCAGAACCTGATCGCCAAGCTCGGCGCCGGCTCCGGCCTCGCCGACATCGAGGCGGTCGAGGAGGGCCACCTGTCCAACGTGCTGGACAAGGCCTCCCGGTTCAACGACCTCAGCCAGATCGGGCCGGCCGACGCCGGTGCCGACCGCTGGCTGCCGTGGAAGTTCGAGATGGGCAAGAGCAAGGACGGCAAGCTGATCGGCTACGGCACCGACAGCGGCCCCCTGGCCATGTGCTATCGCAAGGACCTGCTGGAGGCGGCCAACATGCCGTCGGACCCGCAGAGCGTCAAACCGCTGTTCGCCACCTGGGAGAGCTACTTCCAGGCCGGGCAGGAGTACGTGCAGGCCTCCGGGGGCAAGCCCTGGTTCGACTCCGCGGCGCAGAACTTCAACGCGATGGTGAACCAGCAGGAGGTCGGCTACCTCGACCGCGAGGACAAGCTGACGCTGGACAACAACCCCGGCATCAAGCGCTCGTGGGACCAGGTCACCGCCGCGGTCACGCAGGGGCAGTCGGCGAAGCTGACCGCGTTCAGCAACGAGTGGAACAGCGGCTTCAAGGAAGGCGCCTTCGCCACCAAGGCCTGCCCGGCGTGGATGATCGGCGTGATCAAGGAGCAGAGCGGGGTGGAGAACCGCGGCAAGTGGGCGGTCACCGACGCCTTCCCCGGTGGCGGCGGCAACTGGGGTGGTTCCTACCTCACCGTGCCGACCCAGTCGCAGCACCCGAAGGAGGCCGCCGAGCTGGCCGCCTGGCTCACCGCGCCGGCCCAGCAGCTGAAGGCCTTCCAGGCCAAGGGCACCTTCCCCAGCCAGACCGAGGCGCTCGCCTCACCGGAACTGGCCGCGCAGACCGAGCCGTTCTTCGCCGGTGACCCCAAGACCGGGGAGCTCTTCGCCGCGCAGGCCCGCAAGATCGCCAAGCCGCAGTACAAGGGCCCCGGCGACGGCCAGATCCAGGAGAACGTGAGCACCCCGGCGCTGCAGGCCGTGGAGCAGGGCACCTCGGCGGCGCAGGGGTGGCAGCAGCTCGTCGACGGCGCCAAGAAGATCGTCGGGTAA
- a CDS encoding LacI family DNA-binding transcriptional regulator — MAVEAGVSRGTVSRVVNGSLEVSPRALKAVQEAIQKLGYVPNHAARSLVTRRSDTVLLVVSESEARVFGEPFFGSLVRGLSQELSTTPLQLQLMMASTARQHDRVEQLVRNGHVDGVALISLHGDDPLPRNLVAAGAPVALNGRPISDIGTVPYVDADNLSGAKAATEYLYQQGRRRIATITGPQDMAVGIDRLSGYRSALRGRRGGARLVAQGDFGQASGEAAMRELLEKDPQVDAVFAASDLMAAGALRALRAAGRRVPDDVAVIGFDDSDIARNIDPMLTSVAQPVQQMGRELAKLLIAQIREPETRLSPVILPTELVTRESA, encoded by the coding sequence GTGGCGGTGGAGGCCGGCGTGTCCCGCGGCACCGTCTCCCGGGTGGTGAACGGCTCGCTCGAAGTGAGCCCGCGCGCGCTCAAGGCCGTCCAGGAAGCGATCCAGAAACTCGGCTACGTCCCGAACCACGCCGCGCGCAGCCTGGTCACCCGGCGCAGCGACACGGTGCTGCTGGTGGTCTCCGAGTCCGAGGCGCGGGTGTTCGGCGAACCGTTCTTCGGCAGCCTGGTCCGCGGGCTGAGCCAGGAGCTCTCGACCACCCCGCTGCAACTGCAGTTGATGATGGCGAGCACCGCCCGGCAACACGATCGAGTGGAACAATTGGTGCGCAACGGACATGTCGACGGTGTCGCGCTGATCTCCCTGCACGGGGACGACCCGCTCCCCCGCAACCTGGTCGCCGCCGGCGCGCCGGTGGCGCTCAACGGCAGACCGATCTCCGACATCGGCACCGTGCCCTACGTCGACGCCGACAACCTCTCCGGCGCCAAGGCCGCCACCGAGTACCTGTACCAGCAGGGCCGCCGCCGCATCGCCACCATCACCGGGCCGCAGGACATGGCCGTGGGCATCGACCGCCTCAGCGGCTACCGCTCGGCGCTGCGCGGGCGCCGCGGTGGCGCCCGCCTGGTCGCCCAGGGCGATTTCGGCCAGGCCAGCGGTGAAGCCGCGATGCGCGAGCTGTTGGAAAAGGACCCGCAGGTAGACGCGGTGTTCGCGGCCAGCGACCTGATGGCCGCGGGCGCGCTGCGGGCGCTGCGCGCGGCGGGCAGGCGCGTGCCCGACGACGTCGCGGTGATCGGCTTCGACGACTCCGACATCGCCCGCAACATCGACCCGATGCTCACCAGCGTCGCGCAGCCGGTCCAGCAGATGGGCCGTGAGCTGGCGAAACTGCTCATCGCGCAGATCCGCGAGCCGGAGACGCGGCTGAGCCCGGTCATCCTGCCCACCGAGCTGGTCACCCGCGAGTCCGCCTGA
- a CDS encoding GH1 family beta-glucosidase — protein MSTIPQELATEAGLRFPEKFLWGAATASFQVEGSTTADGRVPSIWDTFCARPGAVRNGDTGDPAADHYRLMAEDVRLMADLGLGAYRFSIAWPRIGAETGAPNPAGLDFYRRLVDTLLEHGITPWPTLYHWDLPQSLEDRGGWANRDTAYRFAEYTETVVGALGDRVDTWTTLNEPWCTAFAGYAGGRHAPGRTEPDAAVAAAHHLMLGHGLAVGVIRARTRATAGITLNLFPVHPANPDDMVDVEAARRVDGVQNRIFLEPILQARYPLDVLDDLAPYGIGEVVKDGDLTTIAAPIDMLGVNYYRDHHVSGHSDESSGLPSEWVGVEYASFPARGLPLTDSGWETNPGELTALLVDLHRKYPQLPLYVTENGAAYPDNIADGRVDDHDRVAFLESHLAAAHAAIDRGVDLRGYFYWSLLDNFEWAEGYAKRFGLVHVDYQTQRRTPKLSARRYSRIIQENGLRGDGIS, from the coding sequence ATGTCGACTATCCCGCAGGAACTCGCCACCGAAGCAGGGCTGCGGTTCCCGGAGAAGTTCCTCTGGGGCGCGGCGACGGCCTCGTTCCAGGTGGAGGGCTCCACCACCGCGGACGGGCGGGTACCGTCCATCTGGGACACCTTCTGCGCGCGTCCCGGCGCGGTGCGCAACGGCGACACCGGCGACCCGGCGGCCGACCACTACCGGCTGATGGCCGAGGACGTCCGGTTGATGGCCGACCTCGGGCTCGGCGCCTACCGGTTCTCCATCGCCTGGCCGCGCATCGGCGCCGAGACCGGCGCGCCGAACCCGGCCGGGCTGGACTTCTACCGCCGCCTGGTGGACACCCTGCTCGAGCACGGCATCACGCCGTGGCCGACGCTGTACCACTGGGACCTGCCGCAGTCGCTCGAAGACCGCGGCGGCTGGGCGAACCGCGACACCGCCTACCGCTTCGCCGAGTACACCGAGACCGTGGTGGGCGCGCTCGGTGACCGGGTGGACACCTGGACCACGCTGAACGAGCCGTGGTGCACCGCCTTCGCCGGGTACGCCGGCGGCAGGCACGCACCGGGGCGCACCGAGCCGGACGCCGCCGTGGCCGCCGCGCACCACCTGATGCTGGGCCACGGGCTCGCCGTCGGCGTGATCCGCGCGCGCACCCGGGCCACGGCGGGCATCACGCTCAACCTGTTCCCGGTGCACCCGGCGAACCCGGACGACATGGTCGACGTCGAGGCCGCACGCCGGGTCGACGGGGTGCAGAACCGCATCTTCCTGGAGCCGATCCTGCAGGCGCGCTACCCGCTCGACGTGCTCGACGACCTGGCGCCCTACGGCATCGGCGAAGTGGTCAAGGACGGCGACCTGACCACCATCGCCGCCCCGATCGACATGCTCGGCGTGAACTACTACCGCGACCACCACGTTTCCGGGCACTCGGACGAGAGCTCCGGGCTGCCCTCGGAATGGGTCGGCGTGGAGTACGCCAGCTTCCCCGCGCGCGGGCTGCCGCTGACCGACTCCGGCTGGGAGACCAATCCCGGTGAGCTGACCGCGCTGCTGGTCGACCTGCACCGCAAGTACCCGCAGTTGCCGCTGTACGTCACGGAGAACGGCGCGGCGTACCCGGACAACATCGCCGACGGCCGGGTCGACGACCACGACCGGGTGGCGTTCCTGGAGTCGCACCTGGCCGCCGCGCACGCCGCGATCGACCGCGGGGTGGACCTGCGCGGGTACTTCTACTGGTCGCTGCTGGACAACTTCGAGTGGGCCGAGGGGTACGCGAAGCGGTTCGGCCTAGTGCACGTGGACTACCAGACGCAGCGGCGCACGCCGAAGCTGAGCGCGCGGCGGTACTCGCGGATCATCCAGGAGAACGGCCTGCGCGGGGACGGGATCTCCTGA
- a CDS encoding ABC transporter ATP-binding protein has protein sequence MAAVSYTGASRVYAGKPPVRAVDQLDLDVADGEFLVLVGPSGSGKSTALRMLAGLEEIDEGAVRIGDKDVTAMPSRDRDIAMVFQNYALYPHMSVGENMGFALKLRRTPKAEIRERVLTAARLLELEPYLDRKPKALSGGQRQRVAMGRAIVREPSVFLMDEPLSNLDAKLRVETRANIAALQRRLGTTTVYVTHDQVEAMTMGHRVAVLKDGLLQQCATPRELYDHPQNSFVAGFIGSPAMNLLTVPMNGWGVRIGAYEIPLRRDQLRDAKWAGLEEITIGVRPEALRVTGSAEEAIKLTVDLVEELGADALVHGTTPDNQSLVMRIDGRLAPSMGRTLRVAIRDLGELHLFHPETGERLNS, from the coding sequence ATGGCGGCCGTTTCCTACACCGGGGCGAGCCGCGTGTACGCGGGCAAGCCCCCGGTCCGCGCGGTGGACCAGCTCGACCTCGACGTGGCCGACGGGGAGTTCCTCGTGCTGGTCGGGCCGTCCGGCTCGGGCAAGTCGACGGCGCTGCGCATGCTCGCCGGCCTCGAAGAGATCGACGAAGGTGCCGTGCGGATCGGTGACAAGGATGTCACCGCGATGCCGTCGCGGGACCGGGACATCGCGATGGTGTTCCAGAACTACGCGCTGTACCCGCACATGTCGGTGGGCGAGAACATGGGCTTCGCGCTGAAGCTGCGCCGCACGCCGAAGGCCGAGATCCGGGAACGGGTGCTCACCGCGGCGCGGCTGCTGGAGCTGGAGCCCTACCTCGACCGCAAGCCGAAGGCGCTCTCGGGCGGGCAGCGGCAGCGCGTGGCGATGGGGCGGGCGATCGTGCGCGAGCCCTCGGTGTTCCTGATGGACGAACCACTGTCCAATCTGGACGCCAAGCTGCGGGTGGAGACGCGGGCGAACATCGCCGCGCTGCAGCGGCGGCTGGGCACCACCACCGTGTACGTCACGCACGACCAGGTCGAGGCGATGACCATGGGGCACCGGGTGGCGGTGCTCAAGGACGGGCTGCTGCAGCAGTGCGCCACACCGCGGGAGCTTTACGATCACCCGCAGAACTCCTTCGTGGCCGGGTTCATCGGCTCACCGGCGATGAACCTGCTGACCGTGCCGATGAACGGCTGGGGCGTGCGGATCGGGGCCTACGAAATCCCCCTGCGCCGCGACCAGTTGCGGGACGCCAAGTGGGCGGGTCTCGAGGAGATCACCATCGGCGTGCGGCCGGAAGCGCTGCGGGTCACCGGTTCCGCGGAGGAGGCGATCAAGCTCACCGTGGACCTGGTGGAGGAACTCGGCGCGGACGCACTGGTGCACGGGACCACCCCGGACAACCAGTCGCTGGTCATGCGCATCGACGGGCGCTTGGCGCCTTCGATGGGCAGGACGCTGCGGGTGGCCATCCGTGACCTGGGCGAGCTGCACCTGTTCCACCCGGAAACCGGAGAACGCCTGAACAGCTGA
- a CDS encoding carbohydrate ABC transporter permease: MTLTTAVPAPPAPPARPKVAKLGRPNFFVYATLAVFVLGSLFPFYWSFLVASRDNGMLTERVPPLVPGGNFFANAAQVFDSVAFWKAMGNSVLVATSVTLSTVLFSSLAGFAFAKLRFRGRDPLFVFIVVTLAVPTQLGVIPLFIAMSELGWAGGLQAVIVPNLVTAFGVFWMRQYTVDAVPHELIEAARVDGCSMIRTFWHVCLPAVRPAAAVLAMFTFMTSWNDFLWPLIVLDAGNPTVQLALEQLQSGYYTNYSLVLAGTTLATIPILIVFLLLGRQIVAGIMQGAVKG; encoded by the coding sequence ATGACCCTGACCACCGCGGTACCGGCTCCCCCGGCACCGCCCGCCCGCCCGAAGGTGGCCAAGCTCGGCAGGCCCAACTTCTTCGTCTACGCCACCCTCGCGGTGTTCGTGCTCGGCTCGCTGTTCCCGTTCTACTGGTCGTTCCTGGTGGCCAGCCGGGACAACGGGATGCTCACCGAACGGGTGCCCCCGCTGGTGCCCGGCGGGAACTTCTTCGCCAACGCGGCGCAGGTGTTCGACTCGGTGGCGTTCTGGAAGGCGATGGGCAACAGCGTCCTGGTGGCCACCTCGGTGACCCTGTCCACGGTGCTGTTCTCCTCGCTGGCCGGGTTCGCCTTCGCCAAGCTGCGCTTCCGCGGCCGCGACCCGCTGTTCGTGTTCATCGTGGTGACCCTGGCGGTGCCCACCCAGCTCGGGGTGATCCCGCTGTTCATCGCGATGTCCGAACTGGGCTGGGCCGGCGGGCTGCAGGCGGTGATCGTGCCGAACCTGGTCACCGCGTTCGGCGTGTTCTGGATGCGCCAGTACACAGTGGACGCCGTGCCGCACGAGCTGATCGAGGCGGCGCGGGTGGACGGGTGCAGCATGATCCGCACCTTCTGGCACGTGTGCCTGCCCGCGGTCCGCCCGGCGGCCGCGGTGCTGGCCATGTTCACCTTCATGACCTCGTGGAACGACTTCCTCTGGCCGCTGATCGTGCTGGACGCGGGCAACCCCACCGTCCAGCTGGCACTGGAACAGCTGCAGAGCGGCTACTACACCAACTACTCGCTGGTGCTCGCCGGTACGACGCTGGCGACCATCCCCATCTTGATCGTCTTCCTCCTGCTGGGCCGCCAGATCGTGGCCGGCATCATGCAAGGCGCTGTGAAAGGGTGA